The following proteins are co-located in the Flavobacterium sp. CECT 9288 genome:
- the ahcY gene encoding adenosylhomocysteinase: MSTATMPYVAFKVKDISLAAWGRKEIELAEAEMPGLMALRAEYKDEQPLKGARIAGCLHMTIQTAVLIETLIALGAEVTWSSCNIFSTQDQAAAAIAAAGIQVYAWKGLNEEDFDWCIEQTLFFGEDRQPLNMILDDGGDLTNMVIDRYPHLVAGIKGLSEETTTGVHRLYERVKAGTLPMPAINVNDSVTKSKFDNKYGCKESAVDAVRRATDVMLAAKRVVVCGYGDVGKGTAASFRGAGSIVTVTEIDPICALQAAMDGFEVKKLDTVIATADIIITTTGNKDIVLGSHFEKMKDKTIVCNIGHFDNEIDMAWLNSNHGASKVEIKPQVDKYTIAGNDIIVLAEGRLVNLGCATGHPSFVMSNSFTNQTLAQIELWKNSAAYNNEVYMLPKHLDEKVAMLHLAKLGVELETLRQDQAEYIGVEVAGPFKPEYYRY; encoded by the coding sequence ATGAGTACAGCAACTATGCCATACGTGGCTTTCAAGGTTAAAGACATTTCCCTTGCAGCTTGGGGACGAAAAGAAATTGAATTAGCTGAAGCTGAAATGCCAGGTTTAATGGCGCTTAGAGCAGAATACAAAGACGAACAACCTTTGAAAGGCGCTCGTATTGCAGGATGCTTGCACATGACGATTCAAACTGCCGTATTAATTGAGACTTTAATTGCACTTGGAGCTGAGGTAACTTGGTCTTCTTGTAACATTTTTTCTACTCAAGATCAAGCTGCTGCTGCTATTGCTGCTGCTGGAATTCAAGTTTACGCCTGGAAAGGTTTGAACGAAGAGGATTTTGACTGGTGTATTGAGCAAACACTTTTCTTTGGAGAAGACAGACAGCCATTGAACATGATTCTTGATGACGGTGGAGATTTAACAAACATGGTTATTGACCGTTACCCACATTTAGTTGCTGGCATCAAAGGATTATCTGAAGAGACTACAACTGGAGTTCACAGATTATACGAAAGAGTTAAAGCGGGAACATTACCAATGCCTGCTATTAACGTAAATGACTCGGTTACTAAATCTAAATTTGATAACAAATACGGTTGTAAAGAGTCTGCAGTTGATGCAGTTCGTCGTGCAACTGATGTAATGCTTGCTGCAAAAAGAGTTGTAGTATGTGGATACGGTGACGTAGGTAAAGGTACAGCTGCTTCTTTTAGAGGTGCTGGATCTATTGTTACGGTTACTGAAATTGACCCAATTTGTGCTTTACAAGCTGCAATGGACGGTTTTGAAGTTAAAAAATTAGATACTGTAATTGCTACCGCTGATATCATTATCACAACAACAGGTAACAAAGACATCGTTTTAGGTTCTCACTTCGAGAAAATGAAAGATAAAACTATCGTTTGTAACATCGGACACTTTGATAACGAAATTGACATGGCTTGGTTAAACTCAAACCACGGAGCTTCAAAAGTTGAAATCAAACCACAAGTTGACAAATATACCATTGCTGGAAACGACATCATCGTTCTTGCCGAAGGGCGTTTGGTAAACTTAGGTTGTGCTACAGGTCACCCAAGTTTTGTAATGAGTAACTCATTTACAAACCAAACTTTGGCTCAAATCGAATTGTGGAAAAACAGTGCTGCTTACAATAATGAAGTATACATGTTACCAAAACACCTTGATGAAAAAGTAGCTATGTTACACCTTGCTAAATTAGGGGTAGAGCTTGAAACTTTACGTCAAGATCAAGCAGAATATATTGGTGTTGAAGTAGCTGGACCATTCAAACCAGAGTACTACAGATACTAG
- the pnuC gene encoding nicotinamide riboside transporter PnuC, which translates to MFDYFFAQYSTYPRLDVYLEIIAVIFGLLSVWCAKKDNIWVFPTGLVSTSIFVYLLWKWVLWGDMMINAYYFIMSIYGWYHWTRKKGDEVAFPIATISAQEKRIAIFLFIFTVAFVVAVYHFFDKFTTWYAYVDTFITGIFFVGMWLMAKRKVENWIFWIIGDVISVPLYFFKGYTFTSFQYVVFTIVAIFGYLEWKKISNNKQTVKVL; encoded by the coding sequence ATGTTTGATTATTTTTTTGCGCAATACAGCACTTATCCTCGATTAGATGTATACCTCGAAATTATTGCCGTAATATTTGGTCTTTTGAGCGTTTGGTGTGCCAAAAAAGATAATATTTGGGTTTTTCCAACAGGTTTAGTAAGCACTTCGATTTTTGTCTATCTACTTTGGAAATGGGTTTTGTGGGGCGATATGATGATTAATGCCTATTATTTTATAATGAGTATTTACGGCTGGTATCATTGGACCCGCAAAAAAGGAGATGAAGTGGCTTTTCCTATTGCTACAATTTCCGCTCAAGAAAAACGAATTGCCATATTTCTTTTTATATTTACGGTCGCTTTTGTTGTGGCGGTATACCATTTTTTTGATAAATTCACTACTTGGTATGCGTACGTAGACACTTTTATCACAGGGATTTTCTTTGTAGGAATGTGGCTTATGGCAAAACGAAAAGTAGAAAACTGGATATTTTGGATCATCGGAGATGTAATTTCGGTTCCTTTGTATTTTTTTAAAGGGTATACCTTTACCAGTTTTCAATATGTAGTATTTACAATAGTTGCCATATTTGGCTATTTAGAATGGAAGAAAATCTCAAACAACAAGCAAACAGTAAAAGTGTTGTAA
- a CDS encoding DUF4301 family protein, translating to MEENLKQQANSKSVVKITLFGPESTGKTTLAKQLAEHYRTQWVPEFARDYLQEKWEKTGAICSVDDMLPIAYGQTNLENASVENANALLFCDTNLLVTKVFSEMYYNYCDPKLDQAAREHEYDLFFLTDIDVPWEKDDIRDTPIGRATVFEVFKQALVERNMPFVVLSGNKETRFEKAVAIIDDLVLAKTLGFSTADFLQIQEHGVAMKNVEQQLHFFKNGVAPAHLLRPAKLSDGILKLSEKEFQMHASFYEAHKEKLTLSKFVPASGAASRMFKFLTEFINDFDVENESINAYINRKKASELSIFIVGMDKFPFFEAVYETLKQEFENFDALDRDLKNYYFIKVLLASNYFNFANKPKGVLPFHKYATQIATPVAEHLKECVQYATANKQSNLHFTVSTSHQSYFEQEVATHLTEVQNQNNVAINVTYSYQHPSTDTISVSPNNEPFRDAAGQLLFRPGGHGALIQNLSEIDADIVFIKNIDNVVQNHLDKVSLYKKALAGMLIALQEQVFNFLRGLEDAAVSSTYISEIVVFLRDNCQIELGNDFQTATQEYKITTLQSILNRPIRVCGMVKNEGEPGGGPFWVRHANGVVSLQIVESSQVNLDDTKQREILQAATHFNPVDLVCGLKDYKNKKFNLSDFVDEKSGFIVEKNTAGLPIKGYELPGLWNGAMANWFTVFVQVPLLTFNPVKTVNDLLKSLHQGHN from the coding sequence ATGGAAGAAAATCTCAAACAACAAGCAAACAGTAAAAGTGTTGTAAAAATCACTTTATTTGGTCCCGAAAGTACTGGTAAAACAACTTTAGCCAAACAATTGGCAGAACATTACCGTACGCAATGGGTTCCTGAATTTGCTCGTGATTATTTACAAGAAAAATGGGAAAAAACAGGGGCTATTTGCTCTGTCGATGATATGCTGCCCATAGCATACGGGCAAACCAATTTAGAAAACGCGAGTGTTGAAAACGCCAATGCATTATTGTTTTGCGATACTAATTTATTGGTTACCAAAGTTTTTTCTGAGATGTATTACAACTACTGCGACCCTAAACTAGACCAAGCGGCTAGGGAGCATGAATACGACTTGTTTTTTTTGACTGATATTGATGTGCCTTGGGAGAAGGATGATATTAGAGATACTCCAATTGGTAGAGCAACTGTATTTGAGGTCTTTAAACAAGCTTTAGTAGAGCGCAATATGCCATTTGTAGTTCTTAGTGGTAATAAAGAAACCCGCTTTGAAAAAGCAGTAGCAATTATTGATGATTTAGTTTTGGCAAAAACATTAGGGTTTTCAACTGCTGATTTTTTACAAATTCAAGAGCATGGTGTAGCCATGAAAAATGTTGAGCAACAATTGCATTTTTTTAAAAATGGTGTTGCTCCAGCCCATTTGCTGCGTCCGGCAAAGTTGTCCGATGGCATTTTAAAACTATCTGAAAAAGAATTCCAAATGCACGCTTCTTTTTATGAAGCACACAAAGAAAAATTAACACTTTCTAAATTTGTACCAGCATCAGGCGCAGCAAGTAGAATGTTTAAATTTTTAACGGAATTCATTAACGATTTCGATGTTGAAAACGAATCGATTAACGCCTACATTAACCGAAAAAAAGCAAGCGAATTATCGATTTTTATTGTGGGAATGGATAAGTTTCCGTTTTTTGAAGCGGTTTATGAAACGTTGAAACAAGAATTCGAAAATTTTGATGCACTTGATCGTGATCTCAAAAACTATTATTTTATAAAAGTATTGCTGGCTTCGAATTACTTTAATTTTGCCAACAAACCAAAGGGAGTGCTTCCTTTTCATAAATATGCAACACAGATAGCAACTCCTGTGGCAGAACATCTCAAAGAATGTGTGCAATATGCCACTGCCAACAAGCAGTCTAATTTGCATTTTACAGTTTCGACCTCGCATCAATCGTATTTTGAACAAGAGGTGGCAACGCATTTAACAGAAGTTCAAAATCAAAACAATGTAGCTATTAATGTAACCTATTCGTATCAACACCCAAGCACGGATACGATTTCCGTGTCGCCAAACAATGAGCCTTTTAGAGATGCTGCTGGTCAGTTATTGTTTAGGCCAGGAGGTCACGGAGCACTAATCCAAAATTTAAGCGAAATTGATGCTGATATCGTTTTTATCAAAAACATAGATAACGTAGTACAAAATCATTTAGATAAAGTAAGCTTGTATAAAAAAGCATTGGCAGGAATGTTAATCGCTTTGCAAGAACAAGTTTTCAACTTCTTACGCGGCTTAGAAGATGCTGCAGTGAGCTCCACTTACATCAGTGAAATAGTAGTTTTTTTACGTGATAATTGTCAAATTGAGTTGGGGAATGATTTTCAAACGGCAACTCAAGAGTATAAAATTACAACCCTACAATCTATTTTAAACCGACCAATTAGGGTGTGTGGTATGGTAAAAAATGAAGGCGAACCTGGCGGAGGACCTTTTTGGGTACGCCATGCCAATGGTGTTGTTTCATTGCAAATTGTAGAAAGCTCACAAGTGAATCTTGATGATACAAAACAAAGAGAAATTTTACAGGCAGCAACACATTTTAATCCAGTAGATTTGGTTTGCGGATTAAAAGATTATAAAAATAAAAAATTTAATTTGTCTGATTTTGTTGATGAAAAAAGTGGATTTATAGTTGAGAAAAACACAGCTGGATTGCCTATAAAAGGTTATGAATTACCTGGTTTATGGAATGGAGCTATGGCCAACTGGTTCACTGTTTTTGTTCAAGTTCCATTGCTTACGTTTAATCCAGTGAAAACGGTAAATGATTTACTAAAATCGCTGCACCAAGGACATAATTAG
- a CDS encoding 4'-phosphopantetheinyl transferase superfamily protein: MPLFQDTRPQLGTIMLIWKVTESLTDLQSQIQLRPESQARLESMKSELHQRAFLSVRMLLLEAGYTDFDLFYDAFGKPHLQDGQHISITHSHEFAAIIISVQKVGIDIELQREKIKSIVSKFCDAELSFLVEQSQDFIPKLTVIWGAKEAIFKIRNEKGISFKDHIKVNSFEVESKKTIAELHFHNLVKSFTIHFEEIENFILVYVFEKQETVSIEQFANIKKE; this comes from the coding sequence ATGCCTTTATTTCAAGATACACGCCCGCAATTGGGAACTATAATGCTTATTTGGAAAGTCACGGAGTCGCTTACAGACTTGCAAAGTCAAATTCAATTAAGACCCGAAAGCCAAGCTCGGTTGGAGTCTATGAAGTCGGAGTTGCACCAGCGTGCTTTTTTAAGTGTTCGTATGTTGCTACTCGAGGCAGGTTACACGGATTTTGATTTATTCTACGACGCTTTTGGAAAACCGCACTTACAGGATGGTCAGCATATTTCTATTACACATTCGCATGAATTTGCAGCGATTATTATTAGCGTTCAAAAAGTAGGTATTGATATCGAATTACAGCGCGAAAAAATAAAAAGTATTGTTTCTAAATTTTGTGATGCTGAACTAAGTTTTCTAGTTGAACAAAGCCAAGATTTTATTCCGAAATTAACCGTTATTTGGGGCGCAAAAGAGGCCATCTTTAAAATCAGAAACGAAAAAGGGATCAGTTTCAAAGATCATATCAAAGTAAACTCTTTCGAGGTAGAAAGTAAAAAAACGATTGCTGAATTACATTTCCACAATTTGGTTAAGAGTTTTACTATTCATTTCGAAGAAATAGAAAACTTTATTTTAGTTTATGTTTTTGAAAAACAGGAGACAGTTTCCATCGAGCAGTTTGCTAACATCAAGAAGGAATAA
- the arfB gene encoding alternative ribosome rescue aminoacyl-tRNA hydrolase ArfB: MDKTQLQSELQYKAVRSSGAGGQNVNKVSSKVVLSFDLKNTQGLDEHEKELALVQLHSRLTTEGILNLNCDEDRSQLRNKELVTKRFFELIKNALVVPKERKPTKVPKAVIRKRIKNKKSLSEVKKNRRKPDF; this comes from the coding sequence ATGGATAAAACGCAATTACAATCAGAGTTACAATATAAGGCCGTACGGAGCAGTGGCGCCGGTGGTCAAAACGTAAATAAGGTATCTTCAAAAGTGGTACTAAGTTTTGACTTGAAAAACACGCAGGGTTTGGATGAGCACGAAAAAGAATTAGCTTTGGTACAATTGCACAGCCGTTTAACCACCGAAGGTATTTTAAATTTAAATTGTGATGAAGACCGCAGTCAACTCCGCAACAAAGAGCTGGTGACCAAACGATTTTTTGAGTTGATCAAAAATGCTTTGGTTGTACCAAAGGAACGTAAGCCAACCAAGGTTCCGAAAGCGGTAATTAGAAAACGCATTAAGAATAAAAAAAGCCTATCAGAAGTAAAGAAAAATCGTCGAAAACCGGATTTTTAA
- a CDS encoding geranylgeranylglyceryl/heptaprenylglyceryl phosphate synthase, producing the protein MTNIYNEITESKVKNQKLLAILLDPDKITLSQLSVLIPKINQSPATHLFIGGSLVTSNILDELITVLKRDCALPVVLFPGNPSQISDKADGILFLSLISGRNPDYLIAHQVQAAPILKRTQLEIIPTGYVLIESGAKTAVERVSETKPLDRSNIDLVVATAQAGEMLGHQLIYLEAGSGAKQAVPINLITAVAQYIKIPLIVGGGIKDLQGIQLAHDAGADLVVIGTAFENDINFFN; encoded by the coding sequence ATGACAAATATTTATAACGAAATCACCGAATCAAAAGTTAAAAATCAAAAATTATTAGCGATCCTTCTGGATCCTGATAAAATTACCCTATCGCAACTGAGTGTTTTGATTCCAAAAATCAATCAATCTCCCGCTACGCATTTGTTCATTGGCGGAAGCTTAGTAACTTCCAACATTCTGGACGAATTAATAACTGTTTTAAAAAGAGATTGTGCTTTGCCGGTAGTTCTTTTTCCGGGTAATCCTTCGCAAATTTCGGATAAGGCCGATGGGATTTTGTTCCTATCATTAATCTCAGGTAGAAACCCTGATTATTTAATTGCCCATCAAGTACAGGCAGCTCCTATTTTAAAAAGAACGCAACTAGAAATCATTCCGACTGGCTATGTACTAATTGAAAGTGGTGCAAAAACTGCAGTAGAGCGTGTTAGTGAGACAAAACCTCTTGATCGCTCAAACATTGATTTGGTTGTCGCTACAGCACAAGCGGGTGAAATGTTGGGTCATCAGTTGATTTATCTTGAAGCGGGTAGCGGTGCCAAGCAAGCAGTGCCAATAAATTTGATTACGGCAGTTGCACAATATATTAAAATTCCTCTAATTGTAGGCGGAGGGATTAAAGATTTACAAGGAATTCAACTTGCTCATGATGCTGGCGCAGACCTAGTGGTTATAGGAACCGCATTTGAGAACGATATTAATTTTTTTAATTAA